The Glycine soja cultivar W05 chromosome 4, ASM419377v2, whole genome shotgun sequence genomic sequence AGTTGAACTATAACCGAACTAATTGTTATTAAAAGTAtgctgttttaaaaaaaattatataatataataataaagtaaaaaatattaaaacttcgtgttaaatgaaataataaatgaacatagagaactaaattttatgatttgtaagaaaaaaagagcTCAAAGTAAATCAAGTAAGTGAATATTACgagaaaaataactaaattaggTCAAAGATGCATTTGAAAGagtttatttattgtttatttgagtttttcttACGTTTATAATCATTTATGTAAGTGTTTGTgagaatttatgaaaataacataatatatttataaattattcttaGTTTATTTCAGAGTAACTAAATATGTTTTACACTGTAAAGATATAGCAAGCAACATGACGGAGGGGTTGTAAAGATGCTGGAGAGTATGCATAAGTCTTCACTTTATACCTGGTGGACGTTTTTCATATTTGTCAAAATAAACCAGAATCATACTTTAGTCAAACCGCAACCTATTTGCACCGTTCAGACACTTCAAAGACTGATTTGCAAATGGGTCTTGCTAATAAGTATTTTAGGACATTAATTAAGGAAAAACTAATTTTCTGAGGACGTAGTTAGTATTTATCTTTGCAAATTAGCGTTTCAAAAAGCTGGACTGTACCAGCCTAAGGGTAACAAAgtaattttgttctttataattttcttaaatatttatttttctatttatacaaGAATTATTTGGATGTATACATCTCTCACTTGCATAACTATAAAACATGATACAAATCTAGTCTTCTATTTAAAACTaatcatatatatttgaaatttcatttaaattagGTTATatgattacaaaaataaaaaaaattcaacaattaattttaaagttgatacgattcaaataatttttatccttAGGGAATGATGTGACAATGATAAATGATGAGTTAATTATCGTGtgtaaataaaaatgacaaattagATATCTTAAGTTTTTcacatagtaaaaaaaaataagaagatttttaaattaaataaaaggataaaacaaaattttaaataaaattgagaacACAAAAAGCTAATAGCTTCTAAGCTAATTTATTTTCCATAAACTAATTGAGGTAATTTATGGAAAATAAGCTACTAAAGTAAATTAGTATACCTAACAGTTTATTGTAGTTAAAGTAACTTATGAGCTGGTCAAATTATAAACTCTTCAAAGGCTTCATCAAACATAGCCTTTAGttcaaatttaacattttttttatacttaaaatataCCTTAATTTCAAAAGGTCAACTTATATGCCATGATATGATTTAATCGGAAACACTTTAAAGgggaaaatataagataaatatgTTAGTTGGTGTATAAGAGGGGCTGAAAACCATGTAGAACCAACTTCTATCAAAACAAAGTAATACATCCAACCAGATTTTAGAGTATACTAGTTTTACTTTGAGTTTAGTTTTGGACAGCTGTTAGTACATCTGTCAATACTATTTTTCCCGTTAGTTACAGTAACTAAACTAAGGTTAGTTAACTGCCTTAGTTCACATCTTACCTCAGCTGATTTCTCTATATAAAGAAAAACACAACTCATTGTAATCaacttttcattattcagaTTCAATAATAGAAATTCTATTTTCCTTGTCTTTACTCTCTCGAATTCTATGAAGCACCAAAAAGAAAGAATGTGAACTATTTTCCTAAATACATTTATTCCTGAACATCCTTATTTCGCATGAGCCAAAGATACAAATGACCACATGCCAAAACATTTGACTAGCTTTTCGAGCTTTTTGCCCTATAAATAAACCTCGCCTAGAATGTAATGGTTCTCTAATATTTCAGGGGGAAACAAATTAGTAACCCAACCAAACAACACAACAACTGAGTAACAAAGATCTCAAAGTAAAGCCTGCTAAAATAAGAgaacatttttctcaaaataaatttaccCTTGGTAGGATTCAATACATCAGAACATGACAAAAAAAGTTAGAACTTCATTGAGTGGCATTTCAAAAAATCCTTATGGATTGCCGAATCCATAACTACACATTTCCATTCTAGAAGTTGGTTATAAACTGATCGAACAGAAAGGTAACTAGAGCTATCAAAGGTGGCATTTTACAGCTAATGTGATATACAGCTAACCTGAAATAGTTACTTGAAAACACACAAGTAGTGTTTTTTACAAATTCTTGGAAATTAGATATGTGATTGAATCGAATAACTATCATAACATGTTTTCTAAATTTACAGCAAAAGGATAAGATTTCCAACATACGCCCCTATAGAGAACCGTGAAAATATGCCAAGTCTGAGCTGATATGAGATTTCATAGAGTTGACACGGCAGATTAAGAAGCAACCTACTATTTCTGTTTAGAGGATTAACTGGACTGAATATTCCCACTCATTGGCTTTGGTTTGAAAGCACCCCACAAATAATACTTTTCACAAATTCCTGGAAAAGTAAATAAGTGAATGAATAAAATACCTAACATAAcaaattttctatatttataaCAAAAGCACAAAGTTTCTAACATACTCCTATCATTTGGAGGTAATAGATGTGAAGAAAAAATGAGGAGCTCCACATTGTTAATGACTGCCTTGAGAGCAAATTCTTGTTCAATTATATCATTCAGCACACGATCAAAGCTCAACTCATCCCTTATTCAGGAAAGAGAATATCAGAAACAAAAGGCAATATAGAACATTACATTACCACTTATCAGTCAGAAATGCAGAATATAATCAATTGAAGCATACCTTTCATACAGGGGGAAAAAATAGAGACCAATATTGTCACTATTAGGAGGAAACATGTCGAAACTCTTGGGCCAAATAGCAAACCTCGATAATATCTCTACATCAAGCAGTGTAGGAAGCACTGTTACGGCTGAAAGCACTTTTGAGCAAGCTTTGCTTGATGCATAAGCAACTAGACCAAAATCTGTTGCTTTGTTCAATATAAATTGTCccctataaatgaaaaaaaaaaaagaaatgtttaTAAAGAAATAAGGTGCATAAATAGCCCTCAAAACACAATTCAATAATATTACTTGAGAACTTTAGATCAACGATTAAGGACAGGATAAAAGCAGCATCAACacagaaaaatagagaaaaaatctCACGTCCAAACTGGATCACTAAGTGGGTGAGCACGACTATGCTGGTCAAATTCAGGATATTTAAGGTGCGGAGTCGTCAAGGCTTCATATTTCTCATGCTCCAATGCTTGCTTGTCAGATGAAGTATTTAAAGGACCTTTAGGTGATTCAGGCTCCTTATAAAGGAtgtttttatcttcaaggatcgGCTGTCTCTTTTCAATGTCATTTCTCCTAAGGCATTCAGCATGAAAACCTTCAGATGATCTAACAGATTTCAGTTTTCTAACTGCAACACTctcctttttcattttcatccttTTATATTTGGCTTCAGCAGCATGACTTATGCGCTTGCTTTTTCTCAATTCTTTGGATTCACATTTTTTGGGATAATTTGGAGCACAGTCCTCACATCTCCAGATAAGTGTCCCATCATCTTCTGTATGGAACTTATCTAGACAATAACTGCAAACATATAAACTATCTGAAGAGCACATTTTACATATATCAAGCCAGAAAAAGAAGTACACAACATCTTAGGTTCCATTTTTATCACAGCAAGGGCCAGCCAATTTGGGAGCACCTTCGTTTCTCTACTCGAAACGCGAGTATGTGGGAATTGTGGGTCTATTCAAACTACACATCAATATATAAACTTATGCAATGTAAATCAGAATCCTAATTAGAAGAATATTAAGCTCCTTGATCATTTTACTACTTAACTGTACACATATACAATATTAAGCACATATATTGTATGCACCTAGTTTATCATATATAGTTGCCTCAAGAACCTGAAAGGGATTTAGTGAAATATTAGCTAGTTAGTCATTTGAATTTACAAATGCAGCAACATTTTTCTAGACTAAATCTTTTCtgttatgaaataataataaatctcaAAGTGCATAGTCATCTTCACAAAATAAGTGATTGAAGGTCATATGTAGATAGGCTTGATAATCACACAAAGCTGCATTGGTTGTGACTTGTGATCAACATATGTTCACCTTTTTCAGTGACTGCATTGACCATAAGATTTCACATGTTGTAGCTCCCATGTTTTAAACTCAATGGGAACCGCAATATTTGAATTCATACACTGAAGATAGATACTTATAGAATTGAAAATATGTGTCATAGTCAATGAAGATCATAAAGTGATAATTTATAATCTATAATCTACAATTCTATACATATAGCTTCTAAATGTAGTCATTCAATAAAAGACCAAGCAAATTGATATTGTTGGTAGATTTATAAGGggtaaaactaaaaacataactCCTGAGAAATTCCTGCTGCAATTTTCTGGCAGATATTTTTGCTAACTCCTCAAATCAGCTATATATTTTACAACTtacaagataaaaataattaatatatatgctccagcttgagaaaatgttagaaaatataATGTATGCGTACAGTCAGTCAGTTCATTAGTTCTAGTTTTCAAGTTTTCTCTTATTCAATGCCAAATTAACACATTCTATCCCATATTATAATGCAAGTCTCAATATTTTTACCTTATTCTTGAAATCTTGTTGGACAATAAAGAAATTAGTGTAAATGTTGAAAATTAAAGAGTAACCATGACttcctactttttttttcccaaTATATAAACACTGGAGAGACAAATatgtcaaattcaaattctgTTCTGCTATATCACATAATGTGAAAAATAATACACTAAAAAAACATATGGTATTATCTGATAATACTTTTAGTTTTACATTTTTTGATGCCACAATAATGTAACACCTTCTTGTTTAGCAATAGTATAGATTCTAACACCAACACtggatcaattttaaattttattaatacatagatatctacttttttttataaaatgtagACAACAGCATACTTTTGGCCGAACAAATTAtgaacatttcaaaatcaaataacaGAAATAGAatcccaattaattattttaacccTAAATCAAAGtattattaatgatttaaaaGTGAGGATGACAACTCACAGTACACATACCTATGCTCAGCACAAGCTTTACACTGGTCGCAGTATATGAGGCTCTTCAAATCTCCTTTATCACCACATATTAGACATATATTTGTCTGTCAAGTTCATTGAAACAATTATAGACACACATTCTAATATTAGGCCATGAAACAAGCTATAAGTTGAAATGTTCTTAAGATAAAGGAAAAACATTGTCTATCAATAGTCATAGATAAATTCTAATTTGAGTGAATATTTACAGTGAACTGCACACAAAGTCAACAAAACAATCACAAGATCTAGTATTCATTATTGCTTACATATCCACTAAACATATTAAGAAAATGGGGTCAACACAACAATCAGCAAAATGTAAAATCAGATATTCCTTAGCATATCTCCTATTGGAACACGTTAACAAATAGGGGCATTGACATTCTCTTGTTCACCTAAAGCAACTGAAATGTGTGTCAATTACAAGTTACAGCAAATTTCTAAGAAATTGCAACTTATagctcacaaaatttaaaaggaTTTTGAAAACAAGCTACAAACATTCAGAAATCAAAACTATTTATAGAATATTTGTAGCTTATTTTACCTTCAAAGGGTTGACAACATTCTTCAAAATCCGtatg encodes the following:
- the LOC114410108 gene encoding uncharacterized protein LOC114410108, which codes for MIPQDFGVHHSPTLLTTIEVEKTNICLICGDKGDLKSLIYCDQCKACAEHSYCLDKFHTEDDGTLIWRCEDCAPNYPKKCESKELRKSKRISHAAEAKYKRMKMKKESVAVRKLKSVRSSEGFHAECLRRNDIEKRQPILEDKNILYKEPESPKGPLNTSSDKQALEHEKYEALTTPHLKYPEFDQHSRAHPLSDPVWTGQFILNKATDFGLVAYASSKACSKVLSAVTVLPTLLDVEILSRFAIWPKSFDMFPPNSDNIGLYFFPLYERDELSFDRVLNDIIEQEFALKAVINNVELLIFSSHLLPPNDRRICEKYYLWGAFKPKPMSGNIQSS